One Fusarium falciforme chromosome 12, complete sequence DNA window includes the following coding sequences:
- a CDS encoding Cysteine dioxygenase: MADPSQFSDPFWSPLSDSSSYELASASVSYKTSLWNLVRNRFSRLATPDVASPKGAVSHTNSSLPSSDQTVGVNFRIGGLGTISVKSELPEQNLTFTIHSENPDTQPTLKLEITRDDCILKKRENDSDVYKRIPECLNLDPEERDRSKYFNQVMFPKGKTSALLDVSSSDKTTYWISVDRSNARIRYGQHLTNNSMTFMEVLFDPAKAGWMDHLASTKVSRDNNSLPSNDVNFNETPVTTDFPPLVVPQDQITLKQLEESSAMTWANLPEGCQKLYHNISGPNITVQSPSFPQLPEAIDQSCRDPNKVCGQILKKKAEKGEFKDPLETYLRITVGDNLANSPGIPYVMEIWPPGHSSPIHQHGNASAVIRVLYGSIDVTWFDALKTNRMPKEINNPVRLSEGDMTWLGEKQYQIHQLKNNSDKVCITLQCYQFEKHDTIHDEAFHWMDKNLQIKDFIPNSDMAYGLFVQKMKEEWEAENPKRAEHRLNSTHWVAIVGFCTIACLSYARYGSYFKKLVT; this comes from the exons ATGGCAGACCCCTCCCAATTCAGCGATCCTTTTTGGAGCCCTCTATCagattcttcttcttatGAGCTCGCATCAGCCTCTGTCTCGTACAAAACTTCCTTGTGGAACCTTGTGCGCAATCGCTTTTCCCGCCTAGCCACACCAGACGTGGCCTCACCCAAAGGCGCGGTCTCGCACACCAACTCCTCTTTGCCATCTTCGGATCAAACAGTCGGAGTTAATTTCAGGATCGGAGGGCTAGGCACTATCTCTGTCAAATCCGAGCTGCCTGAACAGAACCTGACATTTACCATCCACTCTGAGAACCCCGACACGCAGCCCACTCTCAAGCTTGAAATCACCAGAGACGACTGCATTTTGAAAAAGCGGGAGAATGACTCTGATGTGTATAAGCGCATTCCTGAATGTCTTAACCTTGACCCAGAGGAGAGGGACAGGTCCAAGTACTTCAACCAAGTGATGTTCCCTAAAGGCAAAACATCTGCTCTTCTCGATGTGTCGTCATCGGACAAAACAACCTACTGGATCTCGGTGGACCGGAGCAATGCCCGGATTCGATATGGGCAGCATCTTACCAACAACTCAATGACATTCATGGAGGTTCTATTTGACCCAGCGAAGGCCGGCTGGATGGATCACCTTGCTTCGACGAAGGTATCCCGGGATAACAAT TCCCTCCCTTCCAACGACGTTAACTTCAACGAGACGCCAGTGACAACGGATTTCCCTCCCCTGGTGGTGCCACAGGACCAGATAACGTTgaagcagctcgaggagTCCTCAGCTATGACCTGGGCCAACCTGCCCGAAGGCTGCCAGAAGCTGTATCACAACATTTCTGGTCCCAACATCACAGTCCAGTCGCCCTCATTCCCTCAGCTGCCCGAGGCCATCGATCAGAGCTGCAGAGACCCCAATAAGGTGTGCGGTCAGATTCTGAAAAAGAAGGCGGAGAAGGGTGAGTTTAAGGACCCTCTAGAGACCTATCTCCGCATAACTGTCGGTGACAACCTG GCCAACTCCCCCGGCATTCCTTATGTGATGGAAATCTGGCCCCCCGGCCACTCTTCGCCTATTCATCAGCACGGTAACGCCTCGGCCGTCATCAGGGTCCTGTACGGCAGCATCGACGTGACGTGGTTTGACGCTCTAAAGACAAACCGCATGCCCAAAGAGATCAACAACCCGGTACGTCTATCAGAGGGCGACATGACATGGTTAGGGGAGAAACAGTACCAGATTCACCAGCTCAAGAACAACTCCGATAAGGTGTGCATCACCCTCCAGTGCTACCAGTTTGAGAAGCACGACACCATCCATGACGAGGCCTTTCACTGGATGGATAAGAACCTTCAGATCAAAGACTTTATCCCCAACAGCGATATGGCGTATGGGCTCTTTGttcagaagatgaaggaggagtGGGAGGCGGAGAATCCAAAGCGCGCGGAGCACCGTCTCAACTCAACACATTGGGTAGCAATTGTGGGTTTTTGCACCATTGCTTGCCTCTCTTATGCAAGGTACGGCAGCTATTTTAAGAAGCTAGTCACGTAA
- a CDS encoding Alcohol dehydrogenase GroES-like domain protein produces the protein MTSDTHKVAVLTSPQEPTAKPTFSIQNLPRPVPGPNELLVRLSLTSLCGSDLGMALGHMGPVGNILGHEGVGTIAALGSNVSFLDPTVEVGQRVGVAWLRDICGVCNMCTDLRHEGETRCAEALHSGKAYDGTFAEYTLVPLRYLTRIPATFDNVPDEEIAPILCGGVTAYKAIKDCNLTPGQWIVIAGAAGGVGALAVAFAHAMGYRVIAVDAGASKEAYCKSQGAEHYVDVTSSEDAGKQVKNLTNGQGARAVVVTATAAPAYQKAFDMLGPFGTLMCVSILGEEAKVMFHPLWFIDNGWTVKGSSVGTRADILEALEFVRRRVVIPRIKWADLEDVEGLMQKMSKGQLEGKYVMKL, from the exons ATGACGTCCGACACGCACAAGGTTGCCGTGCTCACA TCTCCTCAAGAACCCACCGCCAAACCGACCTTCTCGATCCAAaatcttcctcgtcctgtcCCCGGCCCAAATGAACTCCTCGTCCGCCTCTCTCTCACCAGCCTGTGCGGTTCCGATCTGGGCATGGCCCTCGGTCACATGGGTCCCGTCGGTAACATCCTCGGTCACGAAGGCGTCGGAACAATCGCCGCCCTCGGCTCAAACGTCTCTTTTCTTGATCCGACCGTTGAAGTTGGCCAGCGTGTGGGTGTAGCATGGCTACGTGATATCTGCGGCGTTTGCAACATGTGCACTGATCTTCGACATGAGGGTGAGACGCGCTGTGCTGAGGCTTTGCATTCAGGGAAGGCTTACGATGGGACTTTTGCCGAGTATACCCTCGTGCCATTGAGATATCTGACGCGGATTCCTGCTACATTCGACAATGTGCCAGACGAGGAGATTGCCCCCATTTTGTGCGGAGGCGTCACAGCTTACAAGGCTATCAAGGACTGCAATCTCACTCCAGGCCAGTGGATAGTCATCGCTGGTGCAGCAGGCGGCGTGGGAGCCTTGGCAGTTGCGTTTGCGCATGCGATGGGATATCGTGTCATTGCTGTGGATGCCGGGGCGTCGAAAGAGGCATACTGCAAATCTCAAGGAGCTGAGCATTATGTCGATGTTACCTCGAGCGAAGACGCTGGAAAGCAGGTCAAAAACTTGACAAATGGCCAAGGAGCCAGGGCTGTCGTCGTTACGGCTACGGCAGCCCCTGCGTACCAGAAGGCGTTTGACATGCTCGGTCCTTTCGGAACGTTGATGTGCGTATCGATCCTTGGGGAGGAGGCAAAAGTTATGTTCCATCCGTTGTGGTTTATTGATAATGGGTGGACCGTCAAGGGCTCGAGCGTGGGTACGAGGGCAGATATCCTAGAGGCGTTAGAGTTTGTCAGGAGGAGGGTTGTCATTCCCAGGATCAAGTGGGCGGAccttgaggatgttgagggTTTGATGCAGAAGATGTCCAAGGGACAG TTGGAAGGGAAGTACGTCATGAAGCTATGA
- a CDS encoding Metallophos domain-containing protein translates to MQTHALFAASGAGARDFPGDFEAQWTRLVKDYRTESLTYETDRAIAFAGIARAIQGQTNMTYLAGIWKEFAEFELLWIESRLATDSVGFSICTSMAMESRFVVYKPQVLSWHHPHGPEAPFHKFEGMRLVLRARKVARKLEWAVNDIRLSSNEDHPFQDCGKLGLKHSMSYFHDDGSILPGSQLPTNSAMVLTILTASRSGGNTIKEYQTPITREDDRDENVETQWNYAGFTEAFFPYPTVSDTAVSLPMEHSTSAQNFEESHTSSWHLISRVVVDLEDTYIPSANPEHESPAKRLIIVGDVHGHLSELKKLLEKVKFDRGNGDHLIFVGDLVNKGPDSAGVVQLAMDLGASAVRGNNEDRVLAAHAALKRDPTLKIVTKKPVEEATSGEKTASPAKEEISTQPHDPQSLKRYSADKDFATVALLTEEHISWLSSLPLILRIPLNGGVTAPWNAGTLLIAHAGLVPFVPLEEQDHWAVMNMRGLVYPDSGADVEEIRTDVLKGVRSRIRRQIALRETTGEAIKAEWKKLDESLDEGRGYSGHYRDGLVGWPLESREGDWWCVAWSRAQNSIQAPQERSIVVYGHDAKVGLQVEPEIDIQVKAAKGGEMVKGQRYAFGLDSGCVYGNQLSAMVVERSSNGGLSHSIVQVDCIKEDKEE, encoded by the exons ATGCAGACACACGCTCTCTTCGCCGCATCTGGCGCGGGAGCAAGGGACTTCCCAGGTGACTTTGAGGCTCAATGGACTCGTCTTGTCAAGGACTATCGCACTGAGAGCCTGACTTATGAGACAGATAGGGCTATCGCCTTTGCGGGTATCGCCAGAGCGATCCAAGGGCAGACCAACATGACGTATCTCGCTGGGATCTGGAAAGAATTTGCAGAATTTGAACTTCTCTGGATT GAGTCACGCTTAGCGACCGATTCAGTTGGCTTCTCGATTTGCACATCGATGGCCATGGAATCTCGGTTTGTCGTCTATAAACCTCAAGTACTATCCTGGCATCATCCTCACGGTCCAGAAGCGCCGTTTCACAAGTTTGAAGGGATGAGGTTGGTACTCAGAGCCCGAAAGGTTGCGAGGAAACTGGAGTGGGCTGTAAATGACATCAGGCTGTCCTCTAACGAAGACCATCCCTTCCAAGACTGCGGAAAACTAGGGCTGAAGCACTCCATGTCCTATTTCCACGACGATGGCTCTATCCTACCAGGCTCTCAGCTTCCGACTAACTCGGCCATGGTTTTAACCATACTCACGGCGTCCAGAAGTGGCGGAAATACGATCAAGGAATATCAGACACCTATTACGCGGGAGGATGACCGTGATGAGAACGTTGAGACGCAGTGGAATTATGCagg CTTCACTGAGGCTTTTTTCCCTTATCCAACAGTCTCAGACACGGCAGTGTCTCTCCCAATGGAACACTCAACATCGGCTCAAAACTTCGAAGAGAGTCATacatcatcatggcatcTCATATCTAGAGTCGTCGTGGACCTAGAGGACACGTATATCCCCTCAGCAAACCCGGAGCATGAGTCTCCTGCGAAAAGGCTCATCATCGTTGGCGACGTTCACGGTCACCTCTCAGAACTCAAGAAGTTACTCGAAAAAGTCAAATTTGACAGAGGCAATGGCGATCATCTCATCTTTGTCGGCGACTTGGTCAACAAGGGTCCCGACAGTGCAGGGGTTGTCCAACTGGCCATGGATCTGGGCGCCAGTGCCGTGAGGGGGAACAACGAGGACAGGGTTCTCGCGGCTCATGCGGCTTTGAAGAGGGACCCGACTTTGAAGATTGTGACTAAAAAGCCCGTCGAAGAGGCAACGTCTGGTGAGAAGACTGCTTCACCTGCGAAGGAGGAAATTTCTACCCAGCCTCACGATCCCCAAAGCCTCAAGAGGTACAGCGCCGACAAGGACTTTGCAACAGTGGCTTTGTTGACCGAGGAGCATATCTCTTGGCTATCCTCCCTGCCATTGATCCTCCGCATCCCTTTGAATGGCGGTGTCACCGCGCCGTGGAATGCTGGAACACTCCTCATCGCGCATGCTGGTCTGGTGCCGTTTGTACCACTGGAGGAACAAGACCACTGGGCGGTTATGAATATGCGTGGACTTGTGTACCCCGACTCGGGCGCTGACGTGGAAGAGATTCGAACTGATGTGCTCAAGGGAGTTCGGTCTCGCATCCGCAGACAGATTGCCCTGCGGGAGACAACGggtgaggccatcaaggccgaaTGGAAGAAGCTAGATGAATCACTCGACGAAGGACGCGGGTACAGTGGTCATTATCGAGATGGACTCGTCGGGTGGCCCCTCGAGAGTCGTGAGGGCGATTGGTGGTGCGTCGCTTGGAGCCGAGCCCAAAACTCGATCCAAGCTCCCCAAGAAAGGAGTATCGTTGTGTACGGCCATGACGCCAAGGTTGGGCTTCAGGTTGAGCCCGAGATAGATATTCAAGTCAAGGCAGCTAAAGGAGGCGAGATGGTCAAGGGACAACGGTATGCGTTTGGACTTGACTCGGGGTGTGTGTACGGGAACCAGCTTTCGGCCATGGTTGTTGAGAGGAGTTCTAACGGAGGATTGTCACATTCGATAGTTCAGGTAGATTGCATAAAGGAGGACAAAGAGGAATAG
- a CDS encoding AB hydrolase-1 domain-containing protein: MIRTHRQLARQWKNLSPSSFAQLGKWNTSVRMSSFYRVVEHTVNACHTREHVAATAHGDSDTPKLAVKQYIPLDNPNPQLGDVTIIGAHANGFPKELYEPLWDEVYQRSAQNGLRIRSIWIADVWNQGQSGVINERILGNDPSWSDHARDLMNLINQKQDSIPHPIVGIGHSMGGTQLSLLSLNHPRLLRSLVLIDPVIQAPNGSIPPAIASTPRRDIWPSREAAAERFTGSKFFQSWDPRVLDLWIKHGLRQAPTELYPSEESEPDDRVTLMTSKHQELFMFLRPTYRGIPGEEYRDQDPVADEEYPGYPFYRPEPLQVFRRLPELHPSTLYVFGDKSELSPLEQREAKMARTGTGVGGSGGAAAGRVKEVVLNCGHLVAMEKVQECAESITAFLGSEMARWRREKEEFERFWNGKTRREQTTIDEHWADSVKPSGPAGKVKL; the protein is encoded by the exons ATGATCAGAACACATCGCCAATTAGCACGGCAGTGGAAGAATCTCAGTCCCAGTTCATTTGCGCAACTTGGAAAGTGGAATACATCAGTCCGAATGTCTTCATTCTACCGAGTTGTCGAGCATACGGTCAACGCCTGCCACACAAGAGAGCATGTCGCAGCAACAGCTCATGGCGATTCCGACACCCCAAAACTCGCAGTGAAGCAGTACATTCCTCTCGATAACCCGAATCCACAGCTGGGTGATGTTACTATCATTGGAGCGCATGCCAATGGCTTTCCCAAG GAACTATACGAACCGCTCTGGGATGAAGTCTACCAGCGATCAGCCCAAAATGGCTTACGCATCCGGTCGATCTGGATAGCGGATGTGTGGAATCAAGGCCAATCGGGTGTCATCAATGAGAGAATACTCGGAAATGATC CTAGTTGGTCGGATCATGCCAGAGATCTGATGAATTTGATCAACCAGAAGCAAGACTCTATACCTCACCCAATTGTGGGAATAGGCCACAGCATGGGCGGTACTCAGCT gtctctcctctctctcaaCCACCCACGTCTACTTAGGTCTCTAGTCCTGATCGATCCTGTCATTCAGGCACCCAACGGAAGCATCCCTCCGGCAATAGCTTCAACCCCTCGGCGAGACATTTGGCCATCCAGAGAAGCCGCGGCAGAACGGTTCACAGGAAGCAAATTTTTCCAGTCATGGGACCCTCGCGTTCTTGATCTCTGGATTAAGCATGGTCTTCGGCAAGCCCCAACAGAGCTGTACCCTTCAGAAGAATCAGAACCTGACGATCGAGTTACCCTCATGACTTCGAAGCACCAGGAATTGTTCATGTTTCTGAGGCCGACATATCGGGGTATCCCTGGAGAAGAGTACAGGGACCAAGATCCAGTTGCTGATGAAGAATATCCTGGTTACCCGTTTTACCGCCCCGAACCACTGCAGGTCTTTCGTCGCCTTCCTGAACTGCACCCCAGCACATTGTACGTATTTGGAGACAAGTCAGAGCTGTCACCGTTGGAACAGCGCGAGGCGAAGATGGCACGAACGGGCACGGGCGTTGGAGGTAGTGGGGGTGCAGCTGCCGGTCGAGTCAAGGAGGTGGTTCTTAACTGCGGCCATCTTGTAGCCATGGAAAAGGTTCAAGAGTGTGCAGAGTCCATCACGGCATTTCTCGGGAGCGAGATGGCTAGATGGCGacgagagaaggaagagttTGAGAGATTCTGGAACGGAAAGACGAGACGGGAGCAAACTACGATTGATGAGCATTGGGCAGACAGCGTTAAGCCTTCAGGGCCGGCTGGCAAGGTGAAGCTTTGA
- a CDS encoding C2H2-type domain-containing protein, which translates to MAPNDDDTAAARRPLGDDIEGDIMRFSELDFARLGLATELNNHPLGADKQNHFLPLQPSYPDRQSSNTSLLTHNITNLASPSVPGALPPTVSQDLSLDFQPLDPALSSTSLLPDPSRSESRGRSGRSTRHSNYVNSCQQPGLPRRRSRYLRQQPQTSTEPIAIPTLNRSTDSGLDPMQRWQDSPPEAEPASLSAIVDALEKTPLRSRSSAGSPGSQHFGSRAASTVSFGSGTSCSSASVASASSITHRNSSRGRVTKRTRTPAAKGKEPGKRVFPCTFCCDSFKSKYDWARHEKSLHLNLQGWRCTPFGGTVVSPSTGRSHCAYCSLLDPTPEHLSSHNHENCQNSDSTHFFSRKDHLVQHLRLVHHVQTMPIIDSWKVEGPPVSSRCGFCSIQLHTWQERVDHLTKHFRAGATMDSWKGEHCFEPSIAAQVTNAIPPYLIAAESRALVPFSSTDPGTKDHLSQIKHATQQSLGQWDDGGAVAMSGSEPSPQSSTQQGSLDGVHESAPPMMYPDVLALHLGRYAQEKMKLGIIPTDRMFQEEARRIMFDSVDPWDQTIADNDDWLSCFRSRHLRDAPGSGENSAS; encoded by the exons ATGGCGCCAAACGATGATGACACTGCAGCTGCAAGGCGTCCACTCGGAGATGACATCGAGGGCGATA TTATGAGGTTCTCCGAGTTGGACTTTGCGAGGCTTGGGCTGGCAACAGAGCTCAACAATCACCCCCTTGGTGCTGATAAGCAGAACCACTTCCTTCCCCTACAACCGTCCTACCCGGATCGACAGTCATCAAACACAAGCTTGTTGACTCATAATATCACAAACTTGGCTTCTCCGTCAGTTCCAGGGGCCCTTCCACCTACAGTGTCTCAGGATCTATCCCTCGACTTCCAACCGTTGGATCCCGCCCTATCATCCACAAGCCTCTTGCCAGATCCCTCACGGTCAGAAAGCAGGGGAAGATCTGGAAGATCAACACGACACTCGAACTATGTCAACTCGTGTCAGCAGCCTGGTCTTCCACGACGAAGGAGTCGATATCTCCGTCAACAACCCCAAACCTCCACCGAGCCGATAGCAATACCCACCCTGAACAGGTCAACAGATAGTGGTTTGGACCCTATGCAAAGATGGCAAGATTCGCCACCAGAGGCCGAGCCAGCATCGCTATCCGCCATTGTCGATGCGCTGGAAAAGACACCACTGCGGAGTCGCTCTTCGGCTGGAAGCCCCGGCAGTCAACACTTTGGCAGTCGAGCTGCCTCGACAGTCAGTTTCGGAAGCGGAACAAGCTGCTCTTCAGCTTCCGTTGCATCCGCCAGCTCTATAACACACCGAAATTCATCCCGCGGACGAGTTACGAAACGAACGAGAACGCCGGCTGCAAAGGGCAAAGAACCGGGAAAGAGAGTCTTTCCTTGCACGTTCTGCTGCGATTCTTTCAAGAGCAAGTATGACTGGGCGAGACACGAAAAGTCACTTCATCTTAACCTTCAAGGTTGGCGATGTACACCTTTCGGAGGGACCGTCGTGTCTCCCAGCACAGGGAGGAGTCATTGTGCTTATTGCAGCCTTCTTGATCCGACGCCAGAACATCTCAGTTCCCACAATCATGAGAACTGTCAGAACTCGGATTCAACTCACTTCTTTAGCCGCAAGGACCATCTCGTTCAGCATCTGAGGCTTGTCCACCACGTTCAGACAATGCCCATCATCGACTCGTGGAAGGTTGAAGGACCACCTGTGTCATCAAGATGTGGCTTTTGCAGTATCCAGCTGCATACTTGGCAAGAGCGCGTTGATCATCTTACAAAACACTTCCGAGCTGGAGCAACTATGGATAGCTGGAAAGGAGAGCATTGCTTCGAGCCTTCGATCGCTGCGCAGGTCACCAACGCCATACCGCCGTATCTCATCGCAGCCGAGTCCCGAGCTCTAGTGCCGTTCTCTAGCACTGATCCAGGCACCAAGGACCACCTGTCTCAAATCAAGCATGCAACCCAGCAGAGTTTGGGACAGTGGGACGATGGAGGTGCTGTGGCAATGAGTGGCTCGGAGCCGTCCCCTCAGTCAAGCACCCAGCAAGGTTCATTAGATGGCGTCCACGAGAGTGCACCCCCGATGATGTACCCCGACGTCCTAGCTTTACATCTCGGCCGCTACGCCCAAGAAAAAATGAAGCTCGGCATCATTCCAACAGACAGGATGTTTCAggaggaggcgaggaggatcaTGTTTGACTCAGTGGACCCGTGGGATCAAACCATTgccgacaacgacgactGGCTGTCATGCTTCCGCAGTCGCCATCTCAGAGATGCACCAGGCAGTGGAGAGAACTCGGCGTCCTAG
- a CDS encoding Protein kinase domain-containing protein produces the protein MAELILSAVGVGIAIPEFAKTVTKSLDYLADMGRKYKNAPKIVQEISVFARDLGQGKLTLDVSLAEWASRLEDLNPKFKDSLHDYLQRLQESVVETSAAIERLYDKDGSLKRFYFSTVGERRVTRAAKKFHRWQEDFVQLIELIEKEKSLTHRDLLLSSDQLMIFSKGDGEHLSPVPNSRRLFVGKGEFKNHGGGISTINILVERRPLPIDEISVARVASRLSRAKCDRGILACIGYRQKNGIELLFRIPSYLHDPRPLNQIIGTTDNGRRIPYPLESRLELCHELCRAALSVHTSNFVHKNIRPENILLFRNSNNTQHVNGFGCEELGVPFLTDWYMLRSFDDLSSRRGVNDWVENIYRHPQRQSLEPQARYNLGHDIYSLGVTLLEIALWESFVSSKDPPEISQRYRDTAMEVGGLTSSTMDPARLFRKLTAAVLAQKVMVKLAREEVPSRMGTSLSHLIVACLTCLEGGMGEGNNFEENPNDAALGFHELVDESFPNYV, from the coding sequence ATGGCCGAACTCATCCTCTCAGCCGTTGGCGTCGGCATCGCCATTCCTGAGTTCGCCAAGACCGTCACCAAAAGCCTCGACTACCTCGCTGACATGGGGAGAAAGTACAAGAATGCACCGAAGATAGTGCAAGAGATTTCAGTTTTTGCGAGAGATCTTGGTCAGGGCAAGTTGACTCTCGATGTCAGCCTTGCCGAGTGGGCAAGCCGGCTCGAGGACCTCAACCCAAAGTTCAAGGACAGCTTGCACGATTACTTGCAGCGCCTGCAGGAGAGTGTGGTTGAGACTTCAGCAGCTATTGAGAGGCTTTACGACAAGGATGGGTCGCTGAAGAGATTTTATTTCTCGACGGTCGGTGAGAGGAGAGTTACCAGGGCGGCCAAGAAGTTTCATCGCTGGCAAGAGGATTTCGTGCAATTGATTGAGTTGATTGAGAAAGAGAAGAGTCTCACTCACAGAGACTTGTTACTCTCTAGCGATCAGCTTATGATTTTCAGCAAAGGCGATGGCGAACATTTATCACCGGTTCCCAACTCTCGTCGCCTATTTGTTGGAAAGGGGGAGTTCAAGAACCACGGTGGTGGGATTAGCACGATCAATATTCTCGTTGAAAGACGCCCTCTACCGATTGATGAGATTTCAGTAGCCCGGGTGGCCTCGAGGCTCAGCAGGGCGAAATGCGATAGGGGCATTTTGGCATGTATCGGTTATCGGCAGAAAAACGGCATCGAGCTACTCTTCCGCATCCCATCTTACCTTCACGATCCTCGACCTTTGAACCAGATCATCGGCACTACTGATAACGGAAGGAGGATACCTTATCCTCTCGAGAGCAGGCTTGAGTTGTGCCACGAACTCTGCCGTGCGGCCCTCTCCGTTCACACCTCCAACTTTGTTCACAAGAATATCCGACCAGAAAACATTCTACTCTTCCGAAATAGCAACAATACCCAGCATGTCAACGGATTTGGCTGCGAGGAACTAGGGGTGCCGTTTCTCACAGACTGGTACATGCTTCGCTCTTTCGATGACCTCTCGAGCCGACGGGGCGTCAACGACTGGGTTGAGAATATCTACCGACATCCCCAACGACAAAGTCTTGAGCCCCAGGCTCGATACAACCTCGGCCATGACATATACAGTCTTGGAGTCACTCTGTTAGAGATAGCTCTGTGGGAATCCTTTGTCAGCTCCAAGGACCCCCCCGAAATATCACAGCGTTACAGAGATACTGCGATGGAAGTCGGGGGTCTAACATCAAGCACCATGGATCCAGCCAGATTGTTTAGAAAACTGACAGCTGCGGTCCTTGCCCAAAAAGTCATGGTTAAGTTGGCGAGAGAGGAAGTTCCATCAAGGATGGGCACTTCGCTGTCTCATCTCATCGTGGCTTGTCTGACATGTTTAGAAGGGGGAATGGGAGAAGGGAATAATTTCGAGGAGAACCCGAATGATGCAGCGCTGGGGTTCCATGAGCTGGTTGATGAAAGCTTTCCTAATTATGTTTAG
- a CDS encoding HET domain-containing protein, whose amino-acid sequence MSSPTSAPQKPSLYANLHMSGRQIRLLQITSTKPEIACRLEVVSLEDEPAYSALSYAWGDPAITKSVLVNGERVNVTTNLASALEHAPKHLEDANVAPKLWADAICINQDDPNEKNHQVPFMKDIYSQAEIVICWLGPPIDQVHRGLDWIGVIARECSFADDDDELQDAFDTLNLQKGSEKKDFGSTESLTKSQDANTRVNEALASYQKRLQQYNERQCLIHKSPNLAWIFKYPSFYEGIDEGAGGASDLLGTFAPPYWTRVWIFQELALAKKPIFACGTRSISLASLDHLARWTQWLTSDPTIVRPQVIDPRQWEGLKHDAPQVTLYHHA is encoded by the exons ATGTCGTCGCCGACTTCTGCACCTCAAAAGCCTTCGCTGTACGCCAATCTTCACATGAGCGGTCGCCAGATTCGACTGCTCCAAATCACTTCAACCAAGCCTGAAATCGCCTGCAGGCTCGAAGTCGTCAGCCTTGAAGATGAGCCGGCGTACAGCGCCTTGTCCTACGCCTGGGGTGACCCTGCAATCACCAAAAGCGTACTCGTCAACGGCGAACGCGTCAATGTGACGACTAATCTCGCATCGGCACTGGAGCATGCTCCCAAGCACTTGGAGGATGCCAATGTGGCCCCTAAGCTGTGGGCAGACGCGATCTGTATCAATCAAGATGACCCCAACGAGAAGAACCATCAAGTTCCTTTTATGAAGGACATTTACTCGCAAGCGGAAATTGTCATTTGCTGGCTGGGGCCACCGATTGATCAGGTTCATCGAGGTTTAGACTGGATCGGTGTTATAGCTCGAGAATGCTCATTcgcagacgacgacgatgagctcCAAGATGCCTTTGACACTCTCAACCTGCAGAAAGGTTCTGAAAAGAAAGACTTTGGCAGTACAGAGAGCCTGACAAAGTCTCAGGATGCTAATACGCGCGTCAATGAAGCCCTAGCGTCATATCAAAAGCGTCTTCAACAGTATAATGAAAGACAGTGCCTAATCCACAAAAGCCCCAATTTGGCATGGATCTTCAAGTATCCTTCATTCTATGAAGGAATCGACGAGGGCGCAGGCGGCGCATCCGACCTCCTCGGTACATTCGCCCCTCCATATTGGACTCGCGTATGGATCTTTCAAGAGTTAGCTCTTGCAAAAAAGCCCATCTTTGCCTGCGGTACTCGCTCTATATCTCTGGCCTCTCTTGATCACTTGGCCCGCTGGACCCAGTGGTTGACAAGTGACCCTACCATCGTCAGGCCCCAAGTCATAGATCCGAGGCAATGGGAAG GCTTGAAGCACGACGCGCCGCAGGTCACCCTATATCATCATGCTTGA